A genomic segment from Malus domestica chromosome 05, GDT2T_hap1 encodes:
- the LOC139196532 gene encoding receptor-like protein EIX2 isoform X2, translating to MCSELQKLSPPKQREVCTTMASFATYVLNTSYHLKIAHYLLLLFLASSHLHTSVNSCIDEERRALLAFKEGVTDPSRRLSSWVGLDCCQWKGISCNNSTGRVEMMNLRNAYMYTLSGFDGERDEMEYSSLGDAAYNNLSGKLPSSMGALGSLFMLKMNNNNLEGEIPQSLENCTCLRNIDLGDNKFTGKIPSWIGLNVPFVSILRMRSNFLSGHIPQQLCNLENLHILDLAHSSFTGTIPKCLNNLTALKVAYYSAYNIYLEYAQQTGVMKGRELQYNTSLMYVKSIDLSANCLEGEIPEEICSLVLLHNLNLSMNQLSGDIPLEIGNLVQLENLDLSLNQLLGQIPQSLSSLTFLSYMNVSYNNLSGRIPLGNQLQTLIDSSIYEGNPFLCGFPLSTACSEDGNPTAKDPKDNDNEDGHDELWFFVSLVLGFIVGFWGVCGTLVLKKSWRYAYFRWFDTIKDKAKLAIAVKVLGRFRRNF from the exons ATGTGCTCAGAACTTCAGAAGCTATCTCCACCTAAGCAAAGAGAAGTTTGTACAACGATGGCTAGCTTTGCAACTTACGTACTCAACACTTCTTATCACCTCAAAATAGCTCACTATTTGCTCCTCTTGTTTTTGGCCTCTTCACATCTACACACTAGTGTGAATTCATGCATCGATGAAGAGAGACGTGCGCTTCTCGCCTTCAAAGAAGGTGTTACTGATCCTTCCAGGAGGCTTTCTTCGTGGGTTGGACTTGACTGCTGCCAGTGGAAGGGAATTTCATGCAACAACAGCACAGGTCGTGTTGAAATGATGAATCTCCGGAATGCGTACATGTatacactttctggttttgATGGAGAGAGGGACGAGATGGAGTACTCTTCTTTGGGTG ATGCTGCATACAACAATCTGTCAGGCAAGCTTCCTAGTTCAATGGGTGCCTTGGGTTCTCTTTTCATGTTGAAGATGAACAACAATAATCTCGAAGGTGAAATTCCTCAATCCTTGGAAAATTGCACTTGTTTGAGGAACATTGATCTTGGGGACAATAAATTTACTGGGAAAATACCTTCATGGATAGGATTGAACGTGCCGTTCGTGTCAATCCTAAGAATGAGGTCAAATTTTCTAAGTGGACATATCCCTCAACAGTTGTGCAATCTCGAGAACCTCCACATCTTAGACCTTGCTCACAGCAGCTTTACAGGGACTATTCCCAAGTGCTTGAATAATCTCACTGCTCTGAAAGTTGCTTATTACAGTGCTTATAATATATATCTGGAGTACGCTCAACAAACAGGAGTGATGAAAGGAAGAGAACTCCAGTATAACACATCTCTGATGTATGTAAAAAGCATTGATCTTTCAGCGAACTGCCTTGAAGGTGAAATCCCTGAAGAAATATGCAGCCTCGTTCTGCTGCACAACTTGAACTTATCGATGAATCAATTAAGCGGAGACATCCCCTTGGAGATTGGAAATTTGGTGCAGCTCGAAAATCTTGATCTCTCACTCAACCAACTTTTGGGACAGATTCCTCAAAGTCTTTCATCCTTGACCTTCTTATCTTACATGAATGTATCGTATAACAACTTGAGTGGCAGAATTCCTTTGGGCAACCAGCTCCAAACACTGATCGATTCATCCATTTACGAGGGCAACCCGTTTCTTTGCGGGTTTCCTCTTTCTACTGCATGCTCAGAAGATGGCAATCCTACTGCCAAGGATCCAAAAGACAATGACAATGAAGATGGACATGATGAGTTGTGGTTCTTTGTTAGCTTGGTACTTGGCTTTATCGTAGGCTTTTGGGGCGTTTGTGGCACATTGGTTTTGAAGAAGTCATGGAGGTATGCCTATTTTCGGTGGTTTGATACCATCAAGGATAAGGCAAAGTTAGCAATTGCAGTGAAAGTACTTGGTCGTTTTCGAAGGAACTTTTGA
- the LOC139196532 gene encoding receptor-like protein EIX2 isoform X1: MCSELQKLSPPKQREVCTTMASFATYVLNTSYHLKIAHYLLLLFLASSHLHTSVNSCIDEERRALLAFKEGVTDPSRRLSSWVGLDCCQWKGISCNNSTGRVEMMNLRNAYMYTLSGFDGERDEMEYSSLGGKINPSLLRLKHLNYLDLSQNDFRGISIPEFFGRIKSLRYLNLSSASFGGEIPPHLGNLSNLNYLDLSEESHNSLLELPSENLNWLSRLSSLKYLNLKGLDLSDIRVSWLNVVNMLPFLVELHLSSCQIQGLPPLSPANFSLASLLILDVSYNDLKFPFPEWFFNLTNLRKLDLSGNSLRGPLPSEFESFKSLEHLDLSFNSLESQIPKLIGSFCNLKILNLAQNQFDGGIQELLGGLSSCPNSVLESLDLSSNMLQSKLPASLGMLHNLKFLTLYDNNMNGSIPKSLGQLSQLVHLDLSFNPWEGFLIESHFINLTRLKYFALGRVDPKPILPIPLTFKVSYDWVPPFMLHKINIGYCKVGPAFGVWLQSQTELLFVKLHGTEISDSIPENWFLKISSRVQYLDLSHNQIHGKLPLQLKFPNAVIFDLSHNQFQGPLPLWSGDNVVKFKLETNSFSGPIPLNLDQKFPKLESLYLAENHLNGTIPPSIGNLKNLLLLSLRSNQLSGEFPQEWSLLTDIMILDAAYNNLSGKLPSSMGALGSLFMLKMNNNNLEGEIPQSLENCTCLRNIDLGDNKFTGKIPSWIGLNVPFVSILRMRSNFLSGHIPQQLCNLENLHILDLAHSSFTGTIPKCLNNLTALKVAYYSAYNIYLEYAQQTGVMKGRELQYNTSLMYVKSIDLSANCLEGEIPEEICSLVLLHNLNLSMNQLSGDIPLEIGNLVQLENLDLSLNQLLGQIPQSLSSLTFLSYMNVSYNNLSGRIPLGNQLQTLIDSSIYEGNPFLCGFPLSTACSEDGNPTAKDPKDNDNEDGHDELWFFVSLVLGFIVGFWGVCGTLVLKKSWRYAYFRWFDTIKDKAKLAIAVKVLGRFRRNF, translated from the coding sequence ATGTGCTCAGAACTTCAGAAGCTATCTCCACCTAAGCAAAGAGAAGTTTGTACAACGATGGCTAGCTTTGCAACTTACGTACTCAACACTTCTTATCACCTCAAAATAGCTCACTATTTGCTCCTCTTGTTTTTGGCCTCTTCACATCTACACACTAGTGTGAATTCATGCATCGATGAAGAGAGACGTGCGCTTCTCGCCTTCAAAGAAGGTGTTACTGATCCTTCCAGGAGGCTTTCTTCGTGGGTTGGACTTGACTGCTGCCAGTGGAAGGGAATTTCATGCAACAACAGCACAGGTCGTGTTGAAATGATGAATCTCCGGAATGCGTACATGTatacactttctggttttgATGGAGAGAGGGACGAGATGGAGTACTCTTCTTTGGGTGGTAAGATAAATCCTTCTTTGCTTAGATTGAAACATTTGAATTACCTAGACCTAAGCCAGAATGATTTTCGAGGGATTTCCATTCCCGAATTCTTTGGTCGGATTAAAAGTTTGAGGTATCTCAATCTCTCATCTGCTTCATTTGGAGGAGAGATTCCACCTCATCTTGGTAATTTGTCAAACTTGAACTATCTTGACCTCAGCGAAGAATCTCACAACTCTTTGCTTGAACTCCCTTCCGAAAACTTGAATTGGCTTTCTCGTCTCTCTTCCCTAAAGTACCTCAATCTCAAAGGACTGGACCTCAGTGACATCAGGGTAAGTTGGCTAAATGTTGTCAACATGCTACCTTTCCTAGTAGAGTTGCACTTGTCATCATGCCAAATTCAAGGCCTTCCACCACTTTCACCGGCAAATTTTAGTCTTGCATCACTTTTGATCCTTGACGTGTCATACAACGATTTGAAGTTTCCGTTTCCTGAATGGTTTTTCAATCTGACTAACCTCAGAAAACTTGATTTAAGCGGAAATTCTTTGAGGGGTCCCTTGCCAAGTGAATTTGAAAGCTTCAAATCACTTGAACACCTTGACTTATCTTTCAATAGCCTCGAGAGTCAAATTCCAAAACTTATTGGGAGTTTTTGCAATCTAAAGATCTTAAATCTTGCACAGAACCAATTTGATGGAGGGATTCAAGAGCTTTTGGGTGGTTTATCAAGTTGTCCCAATAGTGTTTTAGAGTCACTGGATTTGTCATCGAATATGTTGCAAAGCAAATTGCCTGCCTCTTTAGGGATGCTACACAATTTGAAGTTTCTTACCCTCTACGATAATAATATGAATGGGTCCATTCCTAAAAGTTTAGGGCAACTCTCTCAGCTAGTTCACCTCGATCTATCGTTCAACCCGTGGGAGGGCTTTTTAATTGAATCCCATTTCATAAATCTCACAAGATTAAAATACTTTGCATTAGGCAGAGTAGACCCAAAGCCAATTCTACCTATTCCCCTCACTTTTAAAGTGTCTTATGATTGGGTTCCTCCTTTCATGCTTCACAAAATTAACATTGGCTACTGTAAAGTAGGTCCTGCCTTTGGGGTATGGCTTCAGTCTCAAACTGAACTACTTTTTGTCAAACTTCATGGTACTGAAATCTCAGATTCCATACCCGAGAACTGGTTCTTGAAGATATCTTCCCGTGTTCAGTACTTGGATTTATCTCACAATCAAATCCATGGAAAACTTCCACTCCAATTGAAATTCCCGAATGCAGTGATTTTCGATTTGAGTCACAACCAATTTCAAGGGCCATTACCACTTTGGTCAGGCGACAATGTGGTTAAATTTAAGCTGGAAACCAATTCATTTTCAGGGCCAATCCCATTGAATTTGGACCAAAAGTTTCCCAAATTGGAATCACTCTATCTTGCAGAAAATCATTTGAACGGTACCATTCCGCCCTCCATTGGCAACTTGAAAAACTTGTTACTCCTTTCTCTGAGAAGCAATCAGTTATCTGGAGAATTCCCACAAGAATGGAGTTTATTGACTGACATAATGATTTTAGATGCTGCATACAACAATCTGTCAGGCAAGCTTCCTAGTTCAATGGGTGCCTTGGGTTCTCTTTTCATGTTGAAGATGAACAACAATAATCTCGAAGGTGAAATTCCTCAATCCTTGGAAAATTGCACTTGTTTGAGGAACATTGATCTTGGGGACAATAAATTTACTGGGAAAATACCTTCATGGATAGGATTGAACGTGCCGTTCGTGTCAATCCTAAGAATGAGGTCAAATTTTCTAAGTGGACATATCCCTCAACAGTTGTGCAATCTCGAGAACCTCCACATCTTAGACCTTGCTCACAGCAGCTTTACAGGGACTATTCCCAAGTGCTTGAATAATCTCACTGCTCTGAAAGTTGCTTATTACAGTGCTTATAATATATATCTGGAGTACGCTCAACAAACAGGAGTGATGAAAGGAAGAGAACTCCAGTATAACACATCTCTGATGTATGTAAAAAGCATTGATCTTTCAGCGAACTGCCTTGAAGGTGAAATCCCTGAAGAAATATGCAGCCTCGTTCTGCTGCACAACTTGAACTTATCGATGAATCAATTAAGCGGAGACATCCCCTTGGAGATTGGAAATTTGGTGCAGCTCGAAAATCTTGATCTCTCACTCAACCAACTTTTGGGACAGATTCCTCAAAGTCTTTCATCCTTGACCTTCTTATCTTACATGAATGTATCGTATAACAACTTGAGTGGCAGAATTCCTTTGGGCAACCAGCTCCAAACACTGATCGATTCATCCATTTACGAGGGCAACCCGTTTCTTTGCGGGTTTCCTCTTTCTACTGCATGCTCAGAAGATGGCAATCCTACTGCCAAGGATCCAAAAGACAATGACAATGAAGATGGACATGATGAGTTGTGGTTCTTTGTTAGCTTGGTACTTGGCTTTATCGTAGGCTTTTGGGGCGTTTGTGGCACATTGGTTTTGAAGAAGTCATGGAGGTATGCCTATTTTCGGTGGTTTGATACCATCAAGGATAAGGCAAAGTTAGCAATTGCAGTGAAAGTACTTGGTCGTTTTCGAAGGAACTTTTGA
- the LOC139196242 gene encoding receptor-like protein EIX2, with translation MDTNYHLSIAHYLLLLLLVSSYMPSTTKLCFCFDGDELSSTVKTNLCIYEERQALLIFKKHLVDPSSRLSSWVGRDCCRWEGISCNNSTGRVVKMNLRNPHPYPDYYDELEESAYKKSCLGGKINNSLLKLKHLNYLDLSKNFFHSNEIPKFFGELKGLQYLNLSSASFEGEIPPSLGNLSSLNFLDLGLNHDLSSRNLNWLSHLSSLKYLNLKHMNLRSTGVSWAYDITMLPSLLELHLSSCQIESIPLISLQHINLTSLLILDLSNNMFSSAFPSWLFNLTNLRELDLASNNFSDPFPSEFANFKSLEYLDLSDTGLKGQIPKVIGNLCKLKFLSLSNNNFDGGIEEFWRRFSNCPNNSVESLALSNCDLHSQLPASLGMFKSLQNLNLRENYLWGSIPDSMGNLSSLKTLDLAENNMNGPIPDSIGNLLSLETLDLSFNKMNGSIPESLGQLSQLISLYLSYNSWEGVLTESHFINLTRLQDFQIEVQVIDLPMSLVFDMAYDWIPPFKLHTIKITNCRVGPSFGVWLQSQIELIDVTLRGNAIMASIPEEWLLLSSQLESLDLSNNQFCGNFPSHLKFPSLKYIDLSHNQLEGPLPLWWSTNVTYLLLGSNLFSGSIPSNIDQMMPNLNTLSLSENHLNGTIPPSIFNMQQLEVLSLRSNQLSGEFPHVWIAKSNILYLDVGQNSLSGNIPTSLGVLSSLTELKLNNNNFSGEIPDSLKNCSSLKSIDLGDNKLSGNIPLWIGGSNVSLLSRLRLRSNYFSGHISRQLCNLRHLHILDFSHNSLSGTIPMCLHNLTSLVDESDTQSIGYEEQATLTLKGRELVYNKTLMLVKIIDLSSNKLRGEIPDEISSLLLLGTLNLSKNQLTGKIPSKIGNLHLLETLDLSHNRLSGQIPQSLSSLTFLSHLNLSYNNLSGRIPSGNQLQTLNVSSIYMENPLLCGVPLSNKCPEDNTFPAKDAKDKNEGGNQDKLWFYVSVVLGFIVGFWSVCGTLILKTSWRYAYFQFFDDIKDKVALGIALEVGRFQRMFSDV, from the coding sequence ATGGATACCAACTATCACCTTAGTATTGCTCACTATttgcttcttttgcttttggtCTCTTCCTACATGCCGAGTACCACCAAACTCTGTTTCTGTTTCGATGGTGATGAACTTTCAAGCACTGTGAAAACAAATTTATGCATCTACGAAGAAAGACAAGCGCTTCTCATCTTTAAAAAACATCTTGTTGATCCTTCCAGTAGGCTTTCCTCTTGGGTGGGTCGCGACTGCTGTCGATGGGAAGGTATTTCATGCAACAACAGCACTGGTCGTGTCGTGAAAATGAACCTCCGGAATCCACATCCGTATCCTGATTATTATGACGAGTTGGAAGAGTCAGCTTATAAAAAGTCTTGCTTGGGAGGTAAGATAAATAATTCTTTGCTTAAACTGAAACACTTAAATTACCTAGACCTAAGCAAGAACTTTTTTCATAGCAATGAAATTCCTAAGTTTTTTGGGGAGCTTAAAGGTTTGCAATATCTCAACCTCTCATCTGCATCATTTGAGGGAGAGATTCCCCCTTCTCTTGGTAACCTGTCAAGCCTAAATTTTCTTGATCTCGGGTTGAATCATGACTTATCTTCCAGAAATTTGAATTGGCTTTCTCACCTCTCTTCCCTAAAATACCTTAATCTCAAACACATGAACCTTCGCAGCACCGGAGTCAGTTGGGCATATGATATTACCATGCTTCCTTCATTGTTAGAGTTACACTTATCTTCGTGCCAAATTGAAAGCATTCCACTCATCTCACTACAACACATTAATTTGACATCACTTTTGATCCTTGATTTGTCAAATAATATGTTTAGTTCTGCATTTCCCAGCTGGCTTTTTAATCTTACTAATCTCAGAGAACTTGATCTAGCCTCGAATAATTTCAGTGATCCTTTCCCAAGTGAATTTGCAAACTTCAAATCTCTGGAATACCTTGATTTATCTGATACGGGCCTAAAAGGTCAAATTCCCAAGGTCATTGGAAATTTGTGCAAGCTAAAGTTTTTAAGCCTTTCTAACAACAATTTTGATGGGGGGATTGAAGAGTTTTGGAGGCGTTTCTCAAATTGTCCAAATAATTCAGTAGAGTCACTAGCTTTGTCAAATTGTGATCTGCATAGCCAACTGCCGGCCTCCTTAGGAATGTTTAAAAGTTTACAGAATCTCAACCTCCGTGAAAACTATTTGTGGGGCTCAATTCCAGATTCCATGGGAAACTTGTCATCCTTGAAAACATTGGACCTCGCTGAAAATAACATGAACGGGCCCATTCCAGATTCCATTGGAAATTTGTTATCCTTGGAAACATTGGACCTCTCTTTTAATAAGATGAACGGCTCCATTCCAGAAAGTCTGGGACAACTCTCTCAGCTAATTTCTCTATATCTGTCTTATAATTCATGGGAAGGTGTTCTAACGGAATCCCATTTCATAAATCTTACTAGACTACAAGATTTTCAAATAGAAGTTCAAGTCATTGACCTACCCATGTCCCTTGTTTTTGACATGGCTTATGATTGGATTCCTCCTTTCAAGCTCCACACAATTAAGATCACAAATTGTCGGGTGGGTCCTAGTTTTGGGGTATGGCTTCAATCTCAAATTGAACTGATTGACGTCACTCTTCGTGGTAATGCAATCATGGCTTCTATACCAGAGGAATGGTTGTTGTTATCTTCCCAACTCGAAAGTTTGGATTTATCTAACAACCAATTTTGTGGAAATTTCCCTTCACATTTGAAATTTCCAAGTCTAAAATATATTGATTTGAGTCATAATCAGTTGGAGGGTCCACTCCCACTTTGGTGGTCCACTAATGTCACTTACCTTCTTCTTGGAAGCAATCTATTTTCTGGGTCAATTCCCTCCAATATTGACCAGATGATGCCCAATTTgaacactctctctctttcggAGAATCATTTGAATGGCACTATTCCTCCTTCTATTTTCAACATGCAGCAATTGGAAGTCTTGTCTTTAAGGAGCAACCAACTATCTGGAGAATTCCCTCATGTATGGATTGCAAAGAGCAATATTTTGTATCTAGATGTTGGTCAAAACAGTCTCTCTGGCAATATTCCCACTTCATTGGGAGTATTAAGTTCCCTAACAGAATTAaagctcaacaacaacaattttaGCGGTGAAATTCCCGATTCCTTGAAAAATTGTTCTAGTTTGAAGAGTATTGATCTTGGAGACAACAAATTATCTGGTAACATACCTCTATGGATAGGAGGATCAAATGTATCCTTATTGTCTAGGCTACGATTACGATCCAACTATTTTAGTGGACATATTTCCCGACAATTGTGCAATCTTCGCCACCTTCATATCCTTGACTTTAGTCACAACAGTCTTTCGGGTACTATTCCCATGTGTTTACATAATTTGACTTCACTGGTGGATGAATCAGATACACAATCTATTGGTTATGAAGAGCAAGCCACACTGACACTAAAAGGACGCGAACTTGTGTACAACAAGACTTTGATGTTGGTCAAGATCATTGATCTTTCTTCAAATAAGTTAAGAGGTGAAATCCCTGATGAAATAAGTAGTCTCCTTCTACTGGGTACATTGAATTTGTCCAAGAATCAATTGACTGGAAAGATCCCCTCCAAGATCGGAAACTTGCATTTGCTTGAAACCCTTGATCTCTCACACAACCGCCTCTCGGGACAGATTCCTCAAAGCTTGTCATCTTTAACCTTTTTGTCCCACTTGAATTTGTCTTACAACAACTTGTCCGGAAGAATTCCTTCAGGAAATCAGCTCCAAACGCTCAATGTTTCTTCCATTTATATGGAAAATCCATTGTTGTGTGGTGTTCCTCTCTCAAATAAGTGCCCTGAAGATAATACTTTCCCAGCTAAGGATGCAAAAGACAAGAATGAAGGTGGAAATCAGGATAAGTTGTGGTTCTATGTCAGCGTGGTACTTGGCTTCATAGTAGGCTTTTGGAGTGTTTGCGGTACATTGATCTTAAAGACATCGTGGAGGTATGCCTATTTTCAATTCTTCGATGACATCAAAGATAAGGTGGCACTAGGAATTGCATTGGAAGTGGGTCGTTTCCAAAGAATGTTTTCTGATGTTTGA